ATCGTCATGTTCGGCGAAATCAAGATCCGAGAGGCCTGACCCGGACTCCCCGAAAAGGCTCGCCGGCCATTACCCCCGCCATCCGAAAATGATTGTCGGGACCATTGATTTGACCCGTAATCCTCGGTTACTGTCGGGGCGACCGGGGCGCGATGTCGCCGACCAGCGGCGTTACTCCGGACATAACCGCCGCGACTAGGCGGCGCACATACTCCAGTGACGCCCGGACCTGCCGCGGCACCATCAATCCCCACAAAGGAGAACGCATGTTTGAGTCCAGCCTCGACCTTTTCCAGTCGGTTACCCCCATCCTCGAGCTCATCGATCTGATCCTCGGCGTGGGCTAAACAACGTCCGCAACTTTGCAGGACCGGAACCCCGCACCGATTGCCGGTGCGGGGTTCTTTTGTGCCGACTGCCGTGGGCGCGGTCCGTCTGTGCAGGTTTCCATGGGCACCGTCGACCGACACGCACACAGACCCACCCCGAATGCGCAGCCCCACCCGTTACAGCGGGTGGGTCTGCGCATTCGGGGTGGGTTAGCGGGGAAGGTTGCGCGTCCGGGCGCGATTCGGGGTGGGTTAACACCGAAGGCGCGGTGGCCGGACGGATCGACTCCCGCAGAAACCAATCATTACCCCTCGGGGCACAACGACTAGAGTCAGCAGCTTTTCGCCTTGGTCAAGCGACCTTGTCGGGCTTCCCTTGTTCAGCGATCGCGCGGATGCGTGGACTGACGGTGACCGTGACCTTTCCTTCGCGCTCGCGCTTGACGAGCAGCTTTGCGGCGGCCACCTGGCCGGGTGAAGCCTTGCGAGCTGAGTGTCGCACCTTCATTCCGAGTCACCTCCGTCATCTTTATCTGCCTCAGTGTATCCGTGTTCGTTGCCAGTGGCCCCGTCGTCTTGGTCGAAACCGGCGAGGATGGCCGTCAAGATCGCATCAAT
This genomic stretch from Corynebacterium hansenii harbors:
- a CDS encoding RNA helicase; translation: MKVRHSARKASPGQVAAAKLLVKREREGKVTVTVSPRIRAIAEQGKPDKVA